In one window of Temnothorax longispinosus isolate EJ_2023e chromosome 11, Tlon_JGU_v1, whole genome shotgun sequence DNA:
- the LOC139822509 gene encoding odorant receptor 13a isoform X2 produces the protein MSRRREERQVCTDEEYDDLIKPIMIATKFVCFWPLNRDHSTSAERFRTCHLLLTFFVIITTYVGQTSDMVYNFNDLDELTVSGLMCIAFFLAIIRLIVYSSHQKDMLYVVETMRKDWTCSSYEDRVILREKCLFAFRLAKTFVIMVTATVTSMACISILETISPAFEYIYIFNLIGGCFGGGTIIGATSFNLIAITHGSAKFAMLRKKLEAMDSNDPDADRAMVNCIKDHQDAITFADTLERIINILTLGQFVVSTGLVCFAGFQITAMLENKGRLVIYTMFLQSTILELFMFSFSGNALIDESDAVGHSAYCSYWIGGTFSRSLQIVMMRSKVPSRITAAKFYSMSLESFSQVLSTSFSYIMVLMTMSEE, from the exons ATGtcaagaagaagagaagaacgTCAAGTGTGTACTGATGAAGAATACGACGATTTAATCAAGCCCATCATGATAGCTACCAAATTCGTCTGTTTTTGGCCTTTGAACAGGGACCATTCAACCAGTGCGGAGCGGTTCAGGACTTGTCACTTGCTCTTGACGTTTTTCGTa ATCATCACAACGTATGTCGGCCAAACGAGTGATATGGTTTACAATTTTAACGATTTGGACGAATTGACAGTATCCGGTCTAATGTGCATCGCGTTTTTTCTCGCCATAATACGTCTCATTGTCTACTCGTCTCATCAAAAAGATATGCTGTACGTGGTTGAAACCATGAGAAAGGATTGGACTTGTTCGTCTTACGAAGATAGAGTTATTCTGAGGGAGAAGTGCCTTTTTGCGTTCCGGCTCGCAAAAACCTTTGTAATTATGGTAACTGCAACCGTAACTTCTATGGCATGCATATCAATTTTAGAG ACGATCTCACCTGCCTTTGAGTACATCTATATCTTCAATTTAATCGGCGGCTGTTTCGGGGGTGGCACGATAATCGGCGCAACCTCTTTCAACCTCATTGCGATAACACATGGATCAGCGAAATTTGCGATGCTGCGAAAGAAACTGGAGGCAATGGACAGTAATGATCCCGATGCTGACAGAGCAATGGTCAACTGCATTAAGGATCATCAAGATGCTATCac ttttgcGGATACGCTcgaaagaattataaatatcttgacGTTAGGACAATTTGTCGTCAGCACCGGCTTGGTTTGCTTCGCGGGATTTCAGATCACTGCG ATGTTGGAAAACAAGGGACGCTTGGTGATATATACGATGTTTCTACAATCCACCATCCTCGAGCTTTTCATGTTCAGTTTCAGCGGAAACGCGTTAATAGATGAG AGCGATGCTGTGGGCCACTCGGCTTACTGTAGCTACTGGATCGGTGGCACTTTCAGTCGCAGTCTACAGATCGTGATGATGCGGTCGAAAGTTCCTTCCAGGATCACCGCTGCAAAGTTCTACAGTATGTCTCTCGAAAGTTTCTCTCAA GTGCTCAGCACGTCTTTCTCCTATATAATGGTTCTGATGACAATGAGCGAGGAGTAA
- the LOC139822509 gene encoding odorant receptor 10 isoform X1 — translation MSRRREERQVCTDEEYDDLIKPIMIATKFVCFWPLNRDHSTSAERFRTCHLLLTFFVIITTYVGQTSDMVYNFNDLDELTVSGLMCIAFFLAIIRLIVYSSHQKDMLYVVETMRKDWTCSSYEDRVILREKCLFAFRLAKTFVIMVTATVTSMACISILEVYILEKERVLPYRGYFFFNQTISPAFEYIYIFNLIGGCFGGGTIIGATSFNLIAITHGSAKFAMLRKKLEAMDSNDPDADRAMVNCIKDHQDAITFADTLERIINILTLGQFVVSTGLVCFAGFQITAMLENKGRLVIYTMFLQSTILELFMFSFSGNALIDESDAVGHSAYCSYWIGGTFSRSLQIVMMRSKVPSRITAAKFYSMSLESFSQVLSTSFSYIMVLMTMSEE, via the exons ATGtcaagaagaagagaagaacgTCAAGTGTGTACTGATGAAGAATACGACGATTTAATCAAGCCCATCATGATAGCTACCAAATTCGTCTGTTTTTGGCCTTTGAACAGGGACCATTCAACCAGTGCGGAGCGGTTCAGGACTTGTCACTTGCTCTTGACGTTTTTCGTa ATCATCACAACGTATGTCGGCCAAACGAGTGATATGGTTTACAATTTTAACGATTTGGACGAATTGACAGTATCCGGTCTAATGTGCATCGCGTTTTTTCTCGCCATAATACGTCTCATTGTCTACTCGTCTCATCAAAAAGATATGCTGTACGTGGTTGAAACCATGAGAAAGGATTGGACTTGTTCGTCTTACGAAGATAGAGTTATTCTGAGGGAGAAGTGCCTTTTTGCGTTCCGGCTCGCAAAAACCTTTGTAATTATGGTAACTGCAACCGTAACTTCTATGGCATGCATATCAATTTTAGAG gtatatattcttgaaaagGAGAGAGTACTTCCTTACCGTGGTTATTTCTTCTTCAATCAGACGATCTCACCTGCCTTTGAGTACATCTATATCTTCAATTTAATCGGCGGCTGTTTCGGGGGTGGCACGATAATCGGCGCAACCTCTTTCAACCTCATTGCGATAACACATGGATCAGCGAAATTTGCGATGCTGCGAAAGAAACTGGAGGCAATGGACAGTAATGATCCCGATGCTGACAGAGCAATGGTCAACTGCATTAAGGATCATCAAGATGCTATCac ttttgcGGATACGCTcgaaagaattataaatatcttgacGTTAGGACAATTTGTCGTCAGCACCGGCTTGGTTTGCTTCGCGGGATTTCAGATCACTGCG ATGTTGGAAAACAAGGGACGCTTGGTGATATATACGATGTTTCTACAATCCACCATCCTCGAGCTTTTCATGTTCAGTTTCAGCGGAAACGCGTTAATAGATGAG AGCGATGCTGTGGGCCACTCGGCTTACTGTAGCTACTGGATCGGTGGCACTTTCAGTCGCAGTCTACAGATCGTGATGATGCGGTCGAAAGTTCCTTCCAGGATCACCGCTGCAAAGTTCTACAGTATGTCTCTCGAAAGTTTCTCTCAA GTGCTCAGCACGTCTTTCTCCTATATAATGGTTCTGATGACAATGAGCGAGGAGTAA